A single window of Streptomyces griseoviridis DNA harbors:
- a CDS encoding biotin/lipoyl-containing protein — translation MTTATHHRVFTLPDLGEGLTEAEIVAWRVAVGSTVEVDQVVVEVETVKAAVEIPVPYAGTVLELHAGVGTVLAVGAPLVSVAGATASPSRAGGGTRPSAGEAGGERLPVGEVDGGQLLLGEAEVVQPSVGSGRVLVGYGTSAGPVGRQPRAGGASGSSRSARGAPPSRGGQTDGGGGTAAPLVISPLVRSLARRHGVDVARLTPSGPHGVLVRRDVEEAIA, via the coding sequence ATGACCACGGCCACGCATCACCGGGTCTTCACCTTGCCCGACCTCGGCGAAGGCCTCACCGAGGCCGAAATCGTCGCTTGGCGGGTTGCCGTCGGCTCCACCGTCGAGGTCGATCAGGTCGTAGTCGAGGTCGAAACGGTGAAGGCGGCCGTCGAGATACCGGTGCCGTACGCCGGAACCGTCCTGGAGCTCCACGCCGGCGTCGGCACGGTTCTCGCCGTAGGCGCGCCGCTGGTCTCCGTCGCGGGAGCCACAGCCTCGCCTTCTCGGGCCGGTGGGGGTACACGACCGTCGGCGGGGGAGGCGGGTGGTGAGCGACTTCCGGTGGGGGAGGTCGACGGTGGTCAACTCCTGCTCGGGGAGGCCGAGGTCGTGCAACCGTCGGTCGGGAGCGGTCGTGTCCTCGTCGGCTACGGGACGAGTGCGGGTCCGGTCGGCCGCCAGCCACGTGCGGGAGGCGCCTCTGGATCGTCGCGGTCGGCCCGTGGCGCGCCGCCTTCCCGGGGCGGGCAGACCGACGGGGGCGGGGGGACGGCCGCGCCGCTGGTGATCTCTCCGCTGGTCCGCTCGCTCGCGCGCAGACACGGCGTCGACGTCGCCCGGCTCACTCCGAGCGGGCCGCACGGAGTCCTGGTGCGCCGTGACGTCGAGGAGGCCATCGC
- a CDS encoding alpha-ketoacid dehydrogenase subunit beta, giving the protein MAVVTLAKALNMALRDALRQDERVLVLGEDVGRLGGVFRVTDGLTGEFGEQRCFDTPLAESGIVGYAVGLATEGFRPVVEIQFDAFAYPAFEQIASHVAKLRNRTRGRLALPMVIRIPYGGGIGGVEHHSDSSEAYYAHTPGLKVATPATAEDAYWLLRDAVHSSDPVVFMEPKKLYWSEEDADLDRRRVAHFGRAVVRRQGRDATLVAYGPAVPVALDAAAQAAREGIELEVVDLRTLVPFDDETVSASVRRTGRCVVVQEAQGFAGVGAEVVARVQERCFHSLEAPVLRVSGFDIPYPPPKLEHAHLPGVHRVLDAVHRLQYDDEPDVRHLDRGVA; this is encoded by the coding sequence ATGGCCGTCGTCACCCTGGCGAAGGCCCTCAACATGGCGCTGCGGGACGCGCTGCGCCAGGACGAGCGCGTGCTGGTCCTCGGCGAGGACGTGGGACGGCTCGGCGGTGTCTTCCGCGTCACCGACGGCCTGACCGGCGAGTTCGGCGAGCAGCGCTGCTTCGACACCCCGCTGGCCGAGTCCGGCATCGTCGGCTACGCCGTCGGTCTCGCGACGGAGGGCTTCCGGCCCGTGGTGGAGATCCAGTTCGATGCCTTCGCCTATCCGGCGTTCGAGCAGATCGCCTCCCACGTGGCCAAGTTGCGCAACCGCACCCGGGGCCGGCTGGCGCTGCCCATGGTGATCCGAATCCCCTACGGCGGCGGAATCGGCGGGGTCGAGCACCACAGCGACTCCAGCGAGGCGTACTACGCGCACACACCCGGCCTGAAGGTCGCCACTCCGGCGACCGCCGAGGACGCCTACTGGCTGCTGCGGGACGCGGTCCACAGCTCCGACCCCGTGGTGTTCATGGAGCCGAAGAAGCTGTACTGGTCCGAGGAGGACGCAGACCTGGACCGTCGCCGCGTGGCGCACTTCGGCCGGGCGGTGGTCCGGCGCCAGGGGCGCGATGCCACGCTGGTCGCCTACGGACCCGCGGTTCCGGTGGCGCTCGACGCGGCGGCGCAAGCCGCGCGGGAGGGCATCGAACTGGAGGTCGTGGACCTGCGCACGCTCGTGCCGTTCGACGACGAGACGGTGTCGGCGTCCGTACGACGCACCGGGCGCTGTGTGGTCGTCCAGGAGGCGCAGGGGTTCGCGGGCGTCGGCGCCGAGGTCGTCGCACGCGTGCAGGAGCGCTGCTTCCACTCGCTGGAGGCTCCCGTCCTGCGCGTCAGCGGCTTCGACATCCCCTACCCGCCGCCGAAGCTGGAACACGCCCACCTGCCAGGGGTGCACCGGGTGCTGGACGCCGTCCACCGGCTCCAGTACGACGACGAGCCCGACGTACGGCATCTCGACCGGGGAGTCGCATGA
- the pdhA gene encoding pyruvate dehydrogenase (acetyl-transferring) E1 component subunit alpha has translation MSATLPPQTVQAMLPAPAPVCFVTESGKAAEAPADYPAPSDELLREAYRRMVVGRRYDEQATALAKQGRLAVYPSSRGQEACQIGAALALREHDWLVPTYRDSVAVHARGVDPVQVLTLLRGDWHCGYDPAATRVAPQCTPLATQLLHATGMADGMRRKGEDGVVLALVGDGGTSEGDFHEALNFAAVFRAPVVFLVQNNQYAISVPLARQTAAPALAYKGIGYGVHAEQVDGNDVMAVLAVMTAAVDHARRGDGPVLVEAQTYRVEPHTDSDDPSRYRDEEETLRWAAADPVRRLETYLRDREVLTERDVETAQAEGEAVAADVRGRIDLDQTPDPLALFDHVYAEPTPQLLEQRDQLAAEMKERED, from the coding sequence ATGTCCGCGACACTCCCACCGCAGACCGTCCAGGCCATGCTGCCTGCCCCGGCCCCCGTATGCTTCGTCACCGAATCGGGCAAGGCCGCCGAGGCGCCGGCCGACTACCCCGCACCCTCGGATGAACTGCTGCGCGAGGCCTACCGGCGGATGGTCGTGGGACGGCGCTACGACGAGCAGGCCACGGCGCTGGCCAAACAGGGTCGGCTCGCCGTCTACCCGTCCAGCCGCGGCCAGGAGGCATGCCAGATCGGCGCCGCCCTCGCCCTGCGGGAACACGACTGGCTCGTCCCGACCTACCGGGACAGCGTCGCCGTCCACGCCCGTGGCGTAGACCCCGTCCAGGTGCTGACCCTGCTGCGCGGCGACTGGCACTGCGGCTACGATCCGGCGGCGACCCGGGTGGCACCCCAGTGCACTCCGCTGGCCACCCAACTGCTGCACGCCACCGGGATGGCGGACGGGATGCGGAGAAAGGGCGAGGACGGCGTGGTGCTGGCCCTCGTCGGGGACGGTGGTACCAGCGAGGGCGATTTCCACGAGGCGCTGAACTTCGCGGCCGTGTTCCGTGCCCCCGTGGTGTTCCTCGTGCAGAACAACCAGTACGCGATCTCCGTGCCGCTCGCCCGGCAGACCGCCGCACCGGCCCTGGCGTACAAGGGCATCGGCTACGGGGTGCACGCCGAGCAGGTGGACGGCAACGACGTGATGGCGGTGCTCGCCGTGATGACGGCAGCAGTCGACCACGCCCGCCGCGGGGACGGGCCCGTTCTGGTGGAGGCCCAGACCTACCGCGTAGAGCCGCACACCGACTCCGACGACCCCAGCCGCTACCGGGACGAGGAGGAGACCCTCCGATGGGCCGCGGCCGATCCTGTACGCCGACTGGAGACCTACCTTCGCGACCGCGAGGTGCTCACCGAACGGGATGTCGAGACCGCCCAGGCCGAGGGCGAGGCGGTCGCCGCCGACGTACGCGGACGCATCGACCTCGATCAGACGCCCGACCCGCTCGCCCTCTTCGACCACGTCTACGCCGAACCTACCCCCCAACTCCTCGAACAGCGCGATCAGTTGGCCGCCGAGATGAAGGAACGGGAGGACTGA